In Methanobacterium aggregans, the genomic stretch AACTATGAAAAGGTATTAAAAAGTAGAGAAGTTCTTTTAAACAGTTTTAAAGGCTAATTTTTTTTATTAATAATGGTATTATTGGGAACAAGGGGATAAAAGAAATGGAAAGCAAGGTTTACTTCACAGATTTCAGGTCAAGGACTCCGGAAGACAACAAGGTGAATAAGATCAGAAGACTCTTCGAAGCTGCAGGATTTGGAGAAATGCTCCAAAAGGATGATCTAACAGGGGTTAAACTGCACTTCGGTGAGGAGGGTAACGATTCATACATCAACCCGGTTTTTGTAAGGCAGATCGTTGATAAAATAGCTGAAACTGGTGCCAAACCATTCTTAACCGACACCAACACCCTTTACTATGGAAGCAGACATGACTCTGTTGGGCACATAAAAACAGCGGTACTTCATGGATTCGACTTCGCTGTTGCAGGAGCACCCCTGATAATTGCAGATGGATTAAGGGGAGATAACTGGAGGCACGTGGAAGTGGGACTTAAACACTTTCAGAGGGTTAAAATTGCTGGAGACATTGAAGGCTCAGACAGTATGATGGTAATGTCCCACTTCAAGGGTCATGGAATGAGCGGATTCGGAGGTGCCATTAAAAATCTTGCTATGGGATGTGCTGCAGCCCCTGGAAAAGTAGAACAGCATGAATGTGCCAAACCCATGATCAATGAGCTGTGCACTGGCTGTGGAACATGCATCGAGCTTTGTCCAGTTGATGCAATGGTTCTTGAAGATCAGAGGGCTGTTATAGACTACGATGGATGCATAGGATGCAACAACTGTGTTGACAACTGTCCTGAATCTGCGATAGACCTCCCATGGGATAAAATGGAAACCTTCATGGAGAGGATGGTGGAATATGCATTGGGATCCGTTAAAAACAAGGAGGGTAAGGTTGGCTACATGAACTTCCTCATGAACGTAACACCAGACTGTGACTGTCTTCCTTGGAGCGACAGACCAATAGTACCTGATATAGGAATACTGGCCTCATGGGATCCTGTTGCACTTGATGCTGCAAGTTACGACCTTATAAATCAAGAGACTGGCTTTGAAAACTCCCATCTGCACAAGAATTATCAGCACGGTGGGGACAAGTTCCAGGGAGTTTGGGATGAAGTGGATGGAAGGGTGCAGATCAGGTACGGTGAAGAGGTAGGACTTGGAACTGCAGATTATGAACTGGTAAAACTGCCTTAAATCGTTTTGAATATCCTCCCTTATTTTTTTTTTTGAGATGTAATAAAAAGTATTTTATCTTGTACTTATAAGATAAAAAGTTTAGATCCAATTTAATCATGATTAAAACTTTTTTGAGATTTATTGCTCTATTAGTAGTTATTTAAGTTTTTATAATTATTTTAAAAACCATAAATTGAGTAATAACTGGGATTCTATCTATTTTTAATTCAACTTTTTGAGCTGTAATAGCTGATTTTAACCATCAAATTTTTTCTACAGTAGAAATATTGTCTTTCAAATCATGGTTTCACAAAAAAGGTTTGACCAGGACCTGAAACCATAAGTTCTACAGTAGAAAATTAAACTGGAAAGATCGTATATAAAATCTTCAAAAACGAATAAAAATTCATTAAAAATCAATTTTAAAGCTTAAATGAGGCAATGAAGTAAAGAAGTCAGAAATTAATTTCCAGTATGTCTCTGATGTTCTCCACAACCACGTCTGCAGCATCAAAAACCTTCTGGGGTGTTTCTTCACCCTGCTGCACAGTCAGCACTCCAACATCTGCTTCTTCAAGTGCAAGAATGTCGTTAGCACTGTTTCCAACCATCATAACCTTGTACTTCTCTTTTAGTTCCTTCACAATCTCCTTCTTCCTTCTTGAGCTGGCTGTACCGAATACATTTTCCTTTGGAATGTCAATGAACCTTGCAAGTTCCTCAAGGGATCCTGTTCTGTCTCCCGATGCAACGAAGATATCTGTACCTCTGTTTTTCAGCTCCTGAACAACCTCAGGAACTTCGCTGAAGAGTTTTCCACCAGCAGTTATTGTAAACTCAACTTTCCCCCTTTCAAGGTTCACTATAAATCCTGATCCACTGCATATCTGAACGTTGTACTTCCTTTCAACAACAGCATCCAAGGTGTCCACTATGTCCTTCACGCGCCCTTTATCATTTTTTATGGCCTCAAGAAGGTCATCATTTGCAACGTCCATGGACGAGTAACTCACATCGAACTTAACATCATTCTTTTTAAGGAAACTGTAAATGGTCTGGTCCGGTCGGGCCTTAACTATACATTTCAGGGGATCGGTCTGGAGCACAACCAGGACCCTCTCATGATCGTAGTCCACAACATCAATTGAACTCACATCGTGGCATATAACGCCAGTTTTAAGGTTCTTGATGGCTTTGTACCTTTTAATAAGTGTTCCTGAGTTATCGAAGACAACGGCTTTCATAGTATCAACTGGATTAATGTTGGTGGTTTCATACATTAAAGTTGTGGTACAGATCTGGAGACTCATCGAACTTTTCATCAAAAACTCAACATAAGTATGAATAATAATTAAACCTATAAAAACACTTTAAATCAGATTTAAATAATTTAAATAATTTAAAAATTAATATAAATAGATTTAAAATTTTATTTTTTTATAAATAATGTAATTACTTCTCTTTTTAAGTTTTTAAAAGATTTTAGCCATTTTTCAAACGCATTTTTTGTGATGATCCGCACAAAAATCATCTCAAAACTTTATGCGTTTGTGACAATAAGTGTAATAACATGAAATGAGGGAACAAAAGTGGGAAGCTGTGATGAAAATGTTAGACCTGAAAAAAATTCTGGTAACAGTTTTAATGGCTTTAATTATGATTTTAGGGGTATTTCCATCCTTTGCAGTTAGTTCACCAGTTTCAACGCAAACAGTAACCATAAGGGTGCCTGAGACCAATGCAATTTCAACTGGGTACGGCACTTCAGGGGCTTCACAGATACAAGCTCAGGATGTATCACCTGATAACACAGAAACAGCCATAGGAAACCTTTACGTTCAAAGCTACTCCAACAGCAATACTCAACTTTGGGTCAGAGCCAGTGGAAACTTCGTGGGTGCAAAAACATCAAATTCACTGGAACTTTCAAATTTAAAATTCGCAGTACCTGGGGCAGGTAACGAAAAAACAAATTTCAGCAGCGGCTACGTTAAAGCAGGAGATCAAAGCCCTAAAAATGCTGATGGGGATCATAAGCTCAGTTTAAATCTTTACATGAGCGTACCATACGGGACAAGTCCTGACACCTACACTGCAACCGTATACTTGACCTCAGTGTTGGATGCAACTGCACCAGCATGAAACAAGGATGGGTAAACTGGTCAATGGAATCAGTACCGAATTCTCATGATTCTTTTTTTACTTTTTTTTTTAAATGATTTTCTGGGCACTCAGAATGAAATAAACTCCTAAAACTATTAGAAAAGCTCCACAAATTGTCATTATTATTTTGTAGTGTTTTTCATTCATTATCCCTGATCCCCTGCTTGTTAGAAAGGACACTGTGCTGAACCATCCAAGATCTGAAGCCCAGTGGCCAATTATGAATCCTAAGACTCCAACTGCACCTGCAAGTTCCAGGCCCTTGAACATGAATGCACAGCCCACTGTTGCCCACCATATGAAGAAGTAGGGGTTTGAAACACTGGTCATAAAACCCTTGATCACAGGCCCGTACCTTTTCACTTCTCCATAGTCTGAAACCTCTGATACTGGCTGTGAGGACCTTGTGATGTTGTAACCCATTAGAATAAGCATGATCCCACCAAGGGTTCCTATTATGAACGATGCAGTAGAGGATCCTATCAACCATCCGAGCCCTGCAAATATAAGGACTATCAAAATTATTTCAGCTATTATGTGGCCTGAAACCACCATTGGCCCGGCTTTAAATCCTTTTTTCATGGAATCTGATATTGTAACCGTTAGCATGGGTCCAGGTACAATGGCTCCAGATAATCCAACTACAAAGGATGTTGCTGCAAATAGAATCACTTCAATCAAATGAACCACGGATCTCAATTTTTTGGCATGATGTATTTAAAAACTGTTGTAAACAAGTTTAAAAAGCTTTTTTTATCCTCATAAACCAGCTTTTATTTTCTATCAATTTTATAATCAGTTATAAAAATTTTAAATTCATTAAAAATGTTTAACTTAACCTGTAAAACTTGAACTATAAATAAAATATGTAAAAAGCTTTTCAGCTAATTACAGTTGTTAAGGACCTTTATTATCTCAGTGAGATGGTAATCAATGGTTTCCATATCCTTCTGACTCAGGGATCTGGATCGAATTAGGAATCTGAAGCGTTCAAAAACATGGCCCATCTTATTTAAGATATCTGTACGGTATATTTTGCCCGGATTCTTTTCTTGATACATCAAATCACCATTTATAAGTTGTTTATTCAACCTTAATAAATTTAATGCATAGTTCATTCAAGGAAATTGATTCTTTCTCCTAATTTCAGTGTTTTGGCCTTTTCATAGACTTTCCATGCTGTTACAACGTCCTGAACTGCAAGCCCTGTTGAATCGAAGACTGTGACTTCATCATCTGACTCCCTTCCATCTATCCTACCCACAACGACGTCCCCAATTTTACCCCTTATATCCTTCCTGCTCAGGACTCCTTCGGCCACAGGAACGTTTATCTCACCGCTGTGCCTGGCCTGCTCCCAGCAGTCTATAATAATCCCGGCTTTTGTCAACATTCCACTTTCAAGTTCCTGTTTTCCAGGTGCATCTGCACCCATTGCATTTATATGGGTTCCAGGAGACACCCACTCCTCCTTCACAACTGGATTCGTTGAGGGGGTTGTGGTAACAAGTACGTCCATGCCTTCAACTGCTTCCCTTGCAGTCTGAACAGCTTTA encodes the following:
- a CDS encoding DUF362 domain-containing protein — protein: MESKVYFTDFRSRTPEDNKVNKIRRLFEAAGFGEMLQKDDLTGVKLHFGEEGNDSYINPVFVRQIVDKIAETGAKPFLTDTNTLYYGSRHDSVGHIKTAVLHGFDFAVAGAPLIIADGLRGDNWRHVEVGLKHFQRVKIAGDIEGSDSMMVMSHFKGHGMSGFGGAIKNLAMGCAAAPGKVEQHECAKPMINELCTGCGTCIELCPVDAMVLEDQRAVIDYDGCIGCNNCVDNCPESAIDLPWDKMETFMERMVEYALGSVKNKEGKVGYMNFLMNVTPDCDCLPWSDRPIVPDIGILASWDPVALDAASYDLINQETGFENSHLHKNYQHGGDKFQGVWDEVDGRVQIRYGEEVGLGTADYELVKLP
- a CDS encoding HAD family hydrolase translates to MSLQICTTTLMYETTNINPVDTMKAVVFDNSGTLIKRYKAIKNLKTGVICHDVSSIDVVDYDHERVLVVLQTDPLKCIVKARPDQTIYSFLKKNDVKFDVSYSSMDVANDDLLEAIKNDKGRVKDIVDTLDAVVERKYNVQICSGSGFIVNLERGKVEFTITAGGKLFSEVPEVVQELKNRGTDIFVASGDRTGSLEELARFIDIPKENVFGTASSRRKKEIVKELKEKYKVMMVGNSANDILALEEADVGVLTVQQGEETPQKVFDAADVVVENIRDILEINF
- a CDS encoding LysE family transporter encodes the protein MVHLIEVILFAATSFVVGLSGAIVPGPMLTVTISDSMKKGFKAGPMVVSGHIIAEIILIVLIFAGLGWLIGSSTASFIIGTLGGIMLILMGYNITRSSQPVSEVSDYGEVKRYGPVIKGFMTSVSNPYFFIWWATVGCAFMFKGLELAGAVGVLGFIIGHWASDLGWFSTVSFLTSRGSGIMNEKHYKIIMTICGAFLIVLGVYFILSAQKII